Genomic window (Kosakonia sp. BYX6):
TTCGCTGTGCGATGGCCTGTGATGACGCCGCGCTGCACGATCTCAAACAGCAACTGGAACAGTTCCGCCAACAGTTTCAACGAGCATAAACGCCTTCGCGAGGAGTTTATGCTCACCAATAAGTAGCGTGCTATTTTATAGCAAACACTCAAGATAATAAGGAACCTGTCATGTCTTTAGAAAAAGTTGTTTACACTGCCAAAGCCAAAGCGACCGGGGGCCGTGACGGCCGTGCAACCTCTTCCGACGGCGTACTGGACGTCAAACTGGGTGTGCCAAAAGAGATGGGCGGCGCAGGCGGTGAAGTGACCAACCCGGAACAACTGTTCGCAGCGGGTTACTCCGCGTGTTTCCTGGGTGCGATGAAATTTGTGGCCGGTCGCGACAAATTTACCCTGCCAAAAGACGCATTTATCGAAGGTGAAGTCGGTATCGGTCCGTTACCGACTGGCTTTGGTATCGAAGCCAAACTGAACATTCACCTGCCAGGAATGGACGCCGCTGAAGCCAAAAAACTGGTCGACGCCGCGCACATCGTTTGCCCTTATTCCAATGCCACTCGTGGCAATATCGACGTTACGCTCAATATCATCGCGTAACGCGTTTGTTTCGCGGACACTTTTGGGAAAACCAAAGCCGGGGAAACCCGGCTTTTTTCGTGCTTTACGCCCTTTCTGCTCACTGTGTTACTATGTGCCATTATGTCTGTGCGAAAAAAGCACAGTACCGTATCCGTAGTTATCCTGTTTGAGAACGCGTTATGTCTTCCAGAATCCTGACGTCGAATGTCATCGGCATTGATGAATTTGTGCGCGATCACGCCAGCGTACTGGCTCGTACGGAAGGCGGTGCCGTCGCCGTTTTTGCTAATAACAGCCCCGCGTTTTACGCCATCACACCGCAGCGCCTGGAACAACTGCTGGCTCTTGAAGAGCGTCTGGCGCGCCCGGCGAGCGATATCTCCCTTGATGCGCAATTTTATGAAGAACCCACCGCCGCGCCGGTTAATGTTCCAATGGGCAAATTTGCCATGTACGCGGGTTGGCAACCGGATGCCGATTTTCAGCGGCTGGCCGCGATGTGGGGCATTGCGTTAACGCAACCGGCAACCCCAGAAGAGCTGGCTTCGTTTGTTGCTTACTGGCAGGCAGAAGGGAAAGTGTTCCATCACGTGCAATGGCAGCAAAAGCTGGCGCGCAGCCTGCAAATCGGGCGCTCCAGCCAGAACAGCGCGGCGAAACGCGATATCAACGCGCTTTCCGAACCAGACAATCAAATCCCACCAGGCTTTAGAGGATAACGATGAAAAACGTCGGCGAATTGATGAAGCGGCTGCAAAAAATGATCCCTGCCAACGTCGAGCCCGCGTTTAAAACGGGCGAAGAGTTAATGGCCTGGCAGAAGCAACAGGGTGAACTGCGTTCGGCGGCGCTCGAGCGCGAAAACCGCGCCATGAAAATGCAGCGCACCTTTAATCGCTCCGGCATTCGTCCTCTGCACCAAAACTGCTCGTTCGATAATTATCGTGTCGAGACGGAAGGCCAAATGCGCGCCCTCAGCCAAGCGCGGCAATATGTCGAAGAGTTCGACGGCAATATCGCCAGCTTTATCTTCTCGGGCAAACCGGGAACCGGTAAAAATCACCTCGCGGCGGCCATTTGTAATGAGCTGTTATTGCGCGGTAAATCGGTGCTGATCATCACCGTGGCCGACATTATGTCTGCAATGAAAGAGACCTTTGGTAACCGGGAAAGCAGCGAAGAGCAATTGCTGAATGACTTAAGCAGCGTTGATTTGCTGGTGATCGATGAAATCGGCATGCAAACCGAGTCGCGCTACGAAAAAGTGATTATCAATCAGATTGTTGACCGCCGATCTTCCTCCAAGCGCCCCACCGGCATGCTGACTAACAGTAACCTGGAAGAGATGAACAAGCTGCTCGGCGAACGCGTGATGGACAGGATGCGCCTCGGCAACAGTTTGTGGGTGATCTTCAACTGGGACAGCTACCGCAGCCGCGTCACCGGCAAAGAGTATTGAGAGTTTTCCCATCCGTGGCGCCCCCGCGCCCGGGTGTATACTGCCCGCCTTAGCTCTCAATCAGGATTTGCCCAATGAAATTCGCCCAACGCCTGCTTTGCACCGCTGCACTGAGCAGCGCGATGCTCACCAGTTTCGCCCACGCCGCATCCTGGCAAGATTCGCTCTCCAGTGCTGCCAGCCAACTCAGCCAGAACCAATCATCATCACAACAAGGCGGGCTATCGCTCTCTTCCCTTGGCGGTCTGCTTAACGGCGGCAATCAGGCGCTCAGCGCCGATACCATGAACAACGCCGCAGGTGTGATGAGCTGGTGCGCTAAAAATAAACTCTCGTCTTTGACCAACACGGAAAATGTGAAAAACCAGGTGCTGGATAAATTAGGCCTCGGCGCAACCGAGCAAAAAGAGGACACCAACTATCTGGAAGGGATTCAGGGAATGCTGAACACCAAAAATGGTGAACAGTTAAATTTGAGCAATATCGGTAGCACGCCGCTGGCGGAAAAAGTGAAATCGAAAGCTTGCGATATCGTCCTGAAACAGGGCGTCAACTTCCTCTCCTGATTTCCCCCTGCCGCGTTGCGCTCAACGCGGCGTTTTCCCTCTGTGCGCAAATGAGAGGGCGATCACTCTTACGCCTTTCTAAACCAATTCTGAATAAACCGCCGATAAGTTGACACTACAATTGCAGGTATGTGACATCGCCGTTAAATTATATGCCCTGTTACAAAAATTAAAGGCCAGCAATATCTGGTATTGATGAGGAATGACGGTTGTCCGAATTGCTCTCTATTGCCCTGTTTCTTGCTTCCGTGGTGATTTATGCCCTGAAAGCAGGTCGTAATACGTGGTGGTTCAGCGCCACATTACTGGTTTTGGGCTTCTTTAT
Coding sequences:
- the dnaC gene encoding DNA replication protein DnaC, translated to MKNVGELMKRLQKMIPANVEPAFKTGEELMAWQKQQGELRSAALERENRAMKMQRTFNRSGIRPLHQNCSFDNYRVETEGQMRALSQARQYVEEFDGNIASFIFSGKPGTGKNHLAAAICNELLLRGKSVLIITVADIMSAMKETFGNRESSEEQLLNDLSSVDLLVIDEIGMQTESRYEKVIINQIVDRRSSSKRPTGMLTNSNLEEMNKLLGERVMDRMRLGNSLWVIFNWDSYRSRVTGKEY
- a CDS encoding organic hydroperoxide resistance protein, whose translation is MSLEKVVYTAKAKATGGRDGRATSSDGVLDVKLGVPKEMGGAGGEVTNPEQLFAAGYSACFLGAMKFVAGRDKFTLPKDAFIEGEVGIGPLPTGFGIEAKLNIHLPGMDAAEAKKLVDAAHIVCPYSNATRGNIDVTLNIIA
- a CDS encoding DUF2501 domain-containing protein is translated as MKFAQRLLCTAALSSAMLTSFAHAASWQDSLSSAASQLSQNQSSSQQGGLSLSSLGGLLNGGNQALSADTMNNAAGVMSWCAKNKLSSLTNTENVKNQVLDKLGLGATEQKEDTNYLEGIQGMLNTKNGEQLNLSNIGSTPLAEKVKSKACDIVLKQGVNFLS
- the dnaT gene encoding primosomal protein DnaT, coding for MSSRILTSNVIGIDEFVRDHASVLARTEGGAVAVFANNSPAFYAITPQRLEQLLALEERLARPASDISLDAQFYEEPTAAPVNVPMGKFAMYAGWQPDADFQRLAAMWGIALTQPATPEELASFVAYWQAEGKVFHHVQWQQKLARSLQIGRSSQNSAAKRDINALSEPDNQIPPGFRG